The Micropterus dolomieu isolate WLL.071019.BEF.003 ecotype Adirondacks linkage group LG11, ASM2129224v1, whole genome shotgun sequence genomic interval AGTAATTAACGTTAGCTTATTGCTAACCGCTTTGCTATGTTGTTAGCTTACTAATCGACGGATGACCGTTATTCATTTTTGAAGGAAACGTCATTGTCAGACAAAATACTGCATTTCCGGTAGTACCGATGGTAGCATGGATGACTGGCGGCTATTCAGTTGCAAGTTAACGTTAGCAGTTTGTTTGCAGATTGTACAGAGCGAAGTCATGGGTCTCACCAAGCTAGCTAACAGCATGGCTAACAGGAACCTGTTGTCCTTAGGCACTGAAGTTAGCTTCCGATTCGGCAGTTAAGGGTAAAGTGAAGGGGAACTCTGgtccagataaaaaaaacactatgcCTAGAGCTGTCAAATTACGTTAGATCATATAAATCGCCCTTTTTTATGTTCACAAATAGAAAAAAGGTTTCACATATCTGATACTTCAACGTTAGACTCTCTAGGACATTGTAGTCCAGATTTGACAGCTCTAGGTGTCTATCTAGCTCATAGTGGTTTTTGATCTGAACTAGACTTTCCCTTCACTTTCCCATTAACTGCCGAATTGGAAGCAAACTTAAGCGTCATTGTCCTTAGCTACCATTTAGCTATGCTTATCAACTGATTGGCATCTGATGAATAAGATAATGTAGTTAAACTGCTGATAAGAAGTGACTAATCCCCTTCTGTAACAGATGCTACAATAATAGGTCAGTGACAACTCCAAAGAGGCCAAACATTTGCAACAGCCAGAACAACTACATAATTATTCACAAACAACTAGGGATATGACAAACATATACATATTAGGCTAACATTATAGGTGTGTGACACGTACTTATAATTTGCAgcaagagcaacagaggagagATCCCTCTTCCTTGATGgacagacatgcaatagatGTCGTTGGTACAACGCTGACCAACATAGCTGATATAGATAAATAGCAAACATatatgaagaaaaaaaggagtTTTTACTCCCAAATAACAGCAGCCATGTCACAAAAATCACCAAAACTAATGAAGTAGGATAGAATTATGACAAGACCATGCCaggtaatatacagtattttagtTGTGCAAGGCAATTACATAATGCTATATGCGGCAAGGTGCAAGATTGTCCTTGGATATTAAAATAGAATTATATGTACACTGAATACTCTAAATGTAAACACAGGAACAAGTCTGCTATGCAGTCATCTAGAGTTAAGAGGCTGCATAAAATGTAGAAAGGTCATTGTGATATGattgtgaataaataaaataaaacatttacaaatccAAATGAACACTCGTCTTTGTTATGAACCTGAGGCTTAAATGACTCCCTGTCCCAACACAGAGAAGAGTCATTATATAAAGTGATGGCAGctggcaggaatgacttcctgcgGCGTTCCTTGTCACAAAAGAGCTGAATAAGTTTCCTGCTGTAAGTGCTCTGCTGTTTGACCAACGGGTTGTGGAGAGTGTTTGAGACATTTTCTAAGAAGGATAACAGTTTTTGCAGCATGTTCCTCTCCACTAATCGCTCCAGAGGCTGTTTGATTTCCCCACACACAGCTCTGTTAAAATGGCACAAGAGGACAGTAACAGTGAGTCTCTTTGTTTTGTGATTCGGTTCACAGAGGGTGGTGGCATCTCCTCAGGTGCCAGCAGATGAAGATATGACTCAGTCTGTCGGACAAACTTCAGTAAACCAACTGGGAGCTCAAGGTCATAGCCGAGCAAGTCTGGACCAGAGGCGGCCCAGACTGGAAACGGATAGCTGGGAGATTCAGCAGCCGTGGGGACACTCTTTGCAGCCAGGCATGTATATTGAATAAAATTTCACTCTAACTGCTACTTTTTATGTTGAACAAGATTATGTGATTTAGAACAAAGTGTCTTTGTGtcaaaaaataaactgtaacGGTGTTTATTGAATGATATAAAATTGAAAAATATCACACTGGATCTTATGATAATGGGAAGTTGAAGGCAGTGATAGTTTGCATAGATTAAATTTGTAGGATTTATGCATCAGTTGTAAACCTATTTACGGTGCCTGtctaacatttaacattttctgtATCATCAGAATTTCAGGACAGTAACTTGTCTCCTTCCCTTCCCCTGTTGCCTCTCCACTCTGGAGTGGAACACATCTTCCCTGAATATTCTTTATTTCATCAAAGTGACAGTGAATTTGCCCCTTTAaggtaaaaacaaatcaatcaaaGTCAGTTATTGGTTCTGTGGGATTAGTTTTCTACAACTTCTCATTTCAATGTTTGTCTTTggcttattttgtttatttacttttttaaagggCGTACCCTGACATTTCCATGGCATCAGAGAGGTTTTACTTTCCACCCCAGGATCGCACTACTCCGGTCTCAGAGGGTGGTTCACTGTCCCAGCACCCTTTGGCTCAGGCAACCATCTTCTTGGAAGAAGGAGTGAACAGCTGCTGTTCTCTGTCCCAGCACAGTTTGTCACCAGGGGAGGAAGGCAAACGAAAGGAAACTGTTCCCTCCCCACTAAAtgccaacacagacagacagggagtaCCATCCAGAGATGGTATAAATAGCAGAGAGAAGGACTTAGGGACACTAAGTGACCCTCCAGACAAGCCAGTAGGAGAGGCTGCTGAAGATGAGACATTCTTTCTGAGTAAGGACATTCCTGCCCAGCATCTTCTGGAGCGCCTTCAGAAAGATATTGGCATgccaagcagcagcagcagcagcagtgctgtTTCCTCTGCCTCTGAAATCTCTGTGAAGAATGCTGCATCTTTTGCAGAAGAGTCTAAACGCACTGAAGTTTGCAAACCAGGCATTGACCAAAGAATGGTTAGAAGAGAAGGTCCTCCAGGTGAAGACTCTCTTCCCCAACAGCAGACACAACAACCTGACAGAGATTTATACCCTGACAAATCACGAACATTGTCATCTGAGGTCTGTAACATCACCATGGGATCCCGCAGCACTAAACCAGATGACCGTAGTGAAGTGTTGCATAGAGAGCTGCTGTCTGAGGTAGAGAGGAGCACCAGCTGTGAAGCTGAATCTAAAAACCAACAGCGGAAAAGTCCTACACTGCCTGTTCAGTCTTTAACACCGTATCCCACAGAGACGTCTGAAGGCAAGCCAAGTGTGAATAGAGCAAATCTTGTGCCATGGACAGGGCCGTTTTCTGCAGGTGTTATACGGGGTCACAGAGAGCAAGACCTCTGGTCCTCAGGGAACCAAACAGGGATTGATGGGTCCTACCTAGGTTTCCTTCCACAGTCTCAGTCCACTCCAGGAGTTTTTAAGGCCCCACCCAAATCCAGTGTCAAGGCTAAATTAGGGCAACTTTCTGCCATAGAATCCAATAAAGAGAATTCGTATCAGTCAAATATAGGGGTCTCTCCACAGCCAACTGTTCCTGCGGCTGATGTCCATAGCTCGGACACAGCAAATCAGTGCCAAGAGGAAGCTGCCTCTGCAAAAGTCCAGTCTCTCCCAAGTCTCAACTATATGCAGAAAGTAGACGCTTGGAGGGCAAACCAGAGTTCAAGCAAGACGTCACTATTTGATAGCTTGGCACTGCAAGGATTTACTGGCATCTCTCCTAAAAAGAAAGCTTATGATGCCGTATCTGACTCCCTGAATCGCATACTGAGTCAGCAGGCGAGGAGTTTACAACAGCCTCCTGTTTCAAGTGCTGCCGTTCAGAATGTCTCACAGAGCTCCTCCACGGTTCCCTCTTCTTCAAGAAGAGGGGAGGCGGTGGGCAGTGCACCCTGTGACAAAGATAACACTGGGTCTGCATCAAGACCATCTGCCTCACCATTTGGCAGGTCACAGTCTCACTCGTCTCTTATCACGGTTGTCATGTCGGCCCAGAAAGATcagcacacagagagacatgcaGAAAAGGAGAAGAGTCAGACTCAGAACAATGGCCACCATCAGCCAAGCGCCACAGTTCAGTCCTCGCCTCTCGTGAGCCTTGGTCAGTTCAGCGATGTGTCACTTGATCGAGATTTTACACTCTCAAGTTCCCAAGATAGTTATAACAGTGGAATTAAATTAGGAACTTCAATTGGAGCTTCTTCTGTTGTCAGCCTAGAGGTCGATAACTATGTCCCATACTGGACTTCAAAACAATCAACACCGCCACCACTGCCCAGGCCTAGAGAGCTCAACATTGAAGAACGAATTCCGGTAATTGAAAAACTGAGAATCATGTAAACAAGCAAAGCATTTCTTTAGAATATTATTGGAACTATGTTTAGGACTAGAAGAGTATGTATAATTGTTATTGCAGATTCATTTTCAGCAGATAATAAAGATTTAGCAGTTAATTTTATTCAGCATGCACAATGTATTAGAAAAGAACACTAAAATGTACGTTTAGACTTGTATTCCTGATTGTGATCggttctgtatttgtttttttgcagttgTATCTCCATAACTTGGGAATTGACCAGTCCCCCTCAACAATCTTAACTCCATTTGCACCGAGAGGGCCAATCAGAGAGCCTGAATTCTCTCCCACTGACCTCTGTACAATTAAAGGATCTATTGGAACCCCAACCAAGAGCACCCAGCCCTCTGAAGGTACCTTAAAACTGATGTTCTAAACAGAAAATATAGCTGATACCTGAAGAGTATTTTCAATAGGCTATAAAAATCTGTCCTGAACCAATTTACACCAACATATCATAAAACAAGgtatgtaaaagtttaaaggCTAAATGTCTTCCTGTGTTGTTGATCATACAGATAtagataggtaggtaggtaggtacatttattgtcacaatataacaggttatataatgaaattaagctttgttaactcccttctgctacataacagacagtatacatatacagtacatacagaagGTACAAAAGGTTATAACATATTGTACGCCAAATGTAAAGCCATGTTTTATCTACTGTTCTTTGAAGAAGAATAtgagtgtttgtatgttttaattttgaccacTATGTAGGCATTTTTTCccaaacaattattaaaattttttaatttccTCACCAGACAAGACAAGAGGTGACTTTTAGAAAACACTTAAAGACACATCTTTGTAGACAAACATTAATTAGCAATAAGGTTTTGCAGTTTGAACAGGTTTTGTGTAATTAGAAGAAATTTGCATTCTTCAGATTTCTGTGGTATTTTATGGtctatgtactgtgtgtgtgttttatttgttttttaaactttaaagcactttgtgacccctCTTCACTGTGAAGgctgctttataaataaagtttacttacttaaTTCTCCACTTAAAAGATGAATGGATAGTTTTTATCAACTGCTAATTGGTAATGACTGTATTTTCAGGTGGCAGTCCCCATAAAGGAGAGTTTTCCAGGTCCAGCATTCTGTCAGTGGACTCCAGTATATCCATACCATTCAGCCTAGACAGTCTTGGTCCAGCTGCATGTATCCCAGAGAGGACCAGGTGGGCTTCTCCTTTATCAGATACAGAAGCTATACAGAGTGAACGCAAACTGGCACCCTCCTCCCAGCCTGATGAAGACGCTTACCCCTCCACACTGCAGATCAACCAGCAGCAGAGGCTCAGCAGCTTAACCAGCAGCAAGAATACCAAGCAGCTAGGAGACAGGTTTGACTCTGGCCTCTTGTTAGCTACCAAGGCTAGATCTGGTGATAGAGACATGGAGTCACCCTTGCAAACAATCCGTAATATGGAGGACAGCGCAGAAGCTTCTTTTGTAAGCTCCAAGGTCTTGTTGGAGATACGTAAACTACTCTCTCAGGCAGAGAACGTGGCATCTGCTGGGTCTTCATTGACTTTCTCAGCTGACACTGCAGTACCCCGTATTCTCTCTGATGATGACATATTCCTCTCACTGAGGAGGAAAACCAGTGGAATCCaggactcctcctcctctgctacTGGAGATCCCAGAACTCAATCCTCTCTGCTGTGGGCCAGGTCCTCGTCCGACTCCATGTTGACCTCAGAGAAACGGAGAGAACGCTCTATTGATCGAGAGAGTCTGACTTCATCAGGGCAACCGAATTATCCATCCATGCAAGCTCTTGTTACTGCACCGGCTACAGGTGCACACAGTAGGCCACAAGATAGCACTGTTAGTAAAGGTGCAGGGTCGTCACTTGTCCTCTCCCAGTCAGCCCGGCGGACAGAGCCTGAGGGCTGCAGTGCTGCTCCCCCTGACAACGCTGTCCCTCCACAGCCACCAGTCATCAAGCCTTCACCAGCTTTGAGCACACAACAGCTCACCTCTACTCCTACAGACATAGCGGgtgtcacagaggaggagaaacagaCTACTCAGGAAGGTCCTATACAGAGTAGCTCCTCCTCACCCATCCTCGAGGACACCGATCAGGGAGTGTTGAGTGACGGGAGCAGTGACAGCTCGCTGGCAGTCAGAGTGGCCAAGTTACTGCAGAGTGAATCTCCGGCCACCATGGTGTCCAGTACTCCCAGCATCACCGACCAAGAGGAGAGCAAAGCCAGAGGTAAGAGGATTCACATGTTAAAACAGTACACCCTAATCTTGAGTGATAAGTTTACATGGTGAAATGCGATTAAAACTTCCAAATAAACCTTTCAAACAACTCCTGCAACATAACTATCTTCCTTGTGGTCCACCCTTGTGCTAAGACAGCCTACACACTCTTGTTGCTCGCACACCACCCAGTGAGAAAAACTCTATACCAGCTTACTCATTGGTGAAGTATATTGACATACTGTGAAATACACTATCTTTCACGAATAAACTATCATCTGTATGACCATAAAGGTTTCTATGTTGCAGAGTGGATTAAGCTGAAGCTATCAGGACAGCAGTGTGAGTCCCTGGAGTTGGACAAAGAAGACAGAAGGCGTATTGAAGAGATCAAGAGAGAGCTGCTGTTAAAAAACCCCATAAAGGTAAACTTCACAAAGCAATCAGTCATAATTATAAAAGCTTGTAGAAAATTGAACAgtaacacatttatattttaaacttgtttttttgtgattttgatgTCTACCGCCAATCTATGGATAGTCCAGGTGTCATGCCTAAGGTAACTGGTGTGTTGCAGGCATGGTGTGTTAACAGGTGCATGCTAGACTTAAGGAGATATGGAATTTTGACTTTTTCCAGTGAATCAGTCTGCagtgaaaaaagcttttatatGGATCTTTGTTGTGGATGAAATAATTCACAggataacataaaataaagtcTCTTGCCTGGtctcacattttgtttttttgcgtCACCTTTCAGAGTCACGGGAGCACAGATACAGAGAGCAGTTCAGCATCCAGTGTCAGAGTGCCAAGGCGGCAGGATCTGCCTCAGCAAACAGACACATTCTCTTCCCTCTGTGATGTTAACAACCAGCCATCCCAGCCGCTGCAGGGCCTTAGTACAGATCTCTCCAACTCCAGCGTGCAGCTTCAAAACCCTCTTCGCCCAGATCTAGAGACTCAAGTACGTGAGATCGCTGCCAGAGAAGGGGTAACCCTCCCTAGGACAAACCCTCTGGCCCTCACATCTATCACCATCGCCACCCGCAGGCGCTCCAcgtccccctctccctctccctctatGTCGACTGCGCCTCCCATCAGTCCAGGATCAGAGCCACTCCACCTGACTGAGCTCTCCACAGGAGCAGTGCAACGCCCTAAAACTAACAGGCAGCTACCCCCTACCATGGATGAAGAAAATAAGACAACCAGGGAGCCAGCCTTAGTGTTTGAGCCAAGCAGTAGTCTCTACACCAGAAACCAAAACCTCACATCTCAGTCAGCACCAGGGAATCAGAAGAGGCAAGATGCTGTAGGAGGCCAGTTTAAAGAACCTCCCCCACCATCTCAGGGTTTAGTTAGGGTGGGTGTAACTACtcaagatgaaaacacacaGTCTTTCAGGCGAGATGACGAGTTATCTGTCCAGGACAGCTCTGTTTCTGGTGTTGGTCATGAAGCTGAACAGGCCACAGGTTCGTCCACCTCTGAATCTCCAGCTGGGACCGGTCACGTCTCACATGTCCATCTCACTCTGTCCCACAAAGCCACTGATCACAGGTTGGCCACTGTTGTCCACTCCAATCATGCTGATGCCACCACTGGGCTGCCACATAAAGAATTTGTTCCCCTCCGgcattcttcttctgctgccaGCAGTCCGGACGAAGGAGTCGGTTTGTCCAGTCCACCAGAGTGGTATGACACCACAGAACCAATAAGACAGCGGAGACCTGAAAGAGCCGACACCTCCACCCTGTTCCATACCGCTGTGCATCAAAGGATGACCTCCCCATCCCCACAATCCTATACACCGTGTGAAAGAGGTGTAGTTTCACCAAGACCCTTAACCACTGAAACAGCAGGTAGGCCTGTTCTCAATTGTACGTATGGAATATAATTATAACAGTATATAATAAAGACTACTCGTGTTGTTTTTAGTTCTGTAAAAGTAGAGGTTTATAGTTTTATAATACAGTTTAACTTCATTGTACTTTTTATCAAACTATTAATGAGGGCATTCTGTTCCAGAGAGTGGATGAGAACATacagtttatttgtgttttataacTTTTGCTTCCAGGAGATGGTGAGATTAGTATGGCAGTGagaaaaacaattaaagctTATGGTGTGACAGCAAAAACAGGTATTTGCTGTTCCACCGTGAAACACCTTTTTGACTCAGGCTACATACTTTGATGCTGCATTCTTGGTAAAATTAGATCATAAGAAATTAATGTCCACATTAATTCTACATGATCCGTGGTAGATAAAGATAATTGTATGTTCCTTCTCACCTTTTCTCTTACAGCAGTGCCCGTTCTGTTGCCTTATAAACCCCGTGGCAGTGAGGAGCTCTTCTACATCCCTCAAACAGAAGCTGACTTCTCCTCTACCAACCCTTCTGACACCACCATGGAGAGCTCCCACACAGGTACATCTGTctcaaatataattttataataacttagatcagaggttttcaaagtgggaggcgggccaaactgtttcaggggatgctcagtgaatggaagagcacatagaatagcctaaatgtgtgtgatttagtTAAAGAGAGTTTAGACATACAGTAGTTTGGGAGTCAGAAACTAAAACAtgcttaggacagacctttttcaTGTATTTGGTGTAGTATGAAATTATCTCAAACAGCAATTTTAGGCTATCATGGctcaattgttgagtgtctatgggattaaataacataatcatgatcccatatgAGCAAGTAAAGGGGGTGCTTTTTTTCAAGCTTTGTCTTGTTTTCAGATCAtggtaaaacattaaaatgtgggTCTCACAGGTAAAAAAACCCCATGAGATTAATGTAGACTCATACCGGTAGGAGTTTAGTGTGGGGCGGCTGGGACAGGACAGTAAATAACATATTTCTCATATTTGGTAAGGTGCATTGAAGAAATCTGTAATACTGTTGATTGTTAAATGGTAAAAATTTGTGGGTAAAAAAATCTACACATAAGAAAAAGGAAGAACCAATGGAGACAAATTGATCTTGAAAAAGACATAttcaaaaatatcaaataataaaaaagttagTCAAATTAAAAAGACAATTGCGTTGTCAGTTGAATCTGCGATGAATGAGGAGGCTCTGCTCTCATTTCCCCTGTGCCTGTGTGAGCAGCTGGTCTATTGTAACATAAGCCAGGCAGTACATTAATTATACATGTTCGGGGGCTGagtgagacaaagagagagctggagccccagcagagagacggagagagagggGGCTGCGTCTTCGAATATATCTACTGTTCATTACTGGCTGAAAATGAAGGATTTTGGTCACTTCCAGCAGTATGGTTCATCTGTTGTCTCAAATCATTATAAAGTAACGAGCAACTTTTGAATTCTGGCTAGGATCAGATGACGCTGTGCCCCCACGCTTCAGCAATGAGGTCCTCGGGCAACGAGACCCGGGGTTGGACCGTGGAGTCAccatcaaacacacagagggcATCTACAGCAAAAGGTTGAAAACATCCACCTTTAAAATGCACCAGCCTGGACACAGAGGTGAGCTGAACATGCACATGATCTGTGTGCACACTCACTGTAGTTACTTCCTCACTTTCTTTGTTGTGACATCAAATGTTGAGAAAATAAAGTCTTTCTGgttaaatttgaaaaaatgtCAGTCTGGTTAAATTAAATCAGTATAATAGGAACTTGTGCTTATTAATGCAGAAAAAATTACTTTGGGAAGATGTGAGAAATAAAGCAGGAGAAGATTGTTTTGTGTGAGCTCTCAAGGCTGTAACTGTGTGACATAAAGAAATATTTGagaatttcattttcaaattaggattgtgtgtgtgtatgtaaatgtgtctGTGAAGTGACTTAATGTTCTGTGTTGTTTGCATGGtttttctgtatgtttgtgtacacGAGgcaatgaataataaatatattgtttagAAAAAGTCTGTCCTTTCCAAATTCGCCTATTGTCTCTCTCTAATTTAATAGGTGCCTCTTTATCAGCAGATGAAACCTCACAAACAAACGTGACTCGAGCTCCAAAGCCATCTTCTCATGTATCAGTTGATTTTACCAGAGTGCCTTTATCGAGCAACCAAGACGCCTCCAAGAGAGACCAGGGGACCAGTGCAGTGCAGTTCCTCAATTATCAACCAAAGTCAAGCTGTGAGACATTTCAGCTAGTAAATTTGGACATGGACCACAACAAGGTGAGCTATCACCTGGACCAAAACTGTGTCCCTCAGACAAGAGGGGACGCTGACTTGCCTCACCCTGCTGcccagcagagcagcagcactcTGGACCAGCTGTGGCAGAAGTTCTGTGATCAGTGGAGGCTAGAGGAGTCCCGACCGACCACTGACAGAGAGGCATCACTGCTGGAGCGACTAGAGCGCCTGTCCCGTCTTATTCAAAGCACAAGGGCTGCTAACATGTCCGAGCTACAAGAGGAGGCACACTTTCATCCAGAAGAAAAGCCAGGAAGGAGGGGAGAAGATgttacagagaaagaaagaaagaggcaaATTGGAGAGGCGAACAGGAGTTTAGGTGGTGAGGTCAGAGAAATGGAGTGGAAAGTCAGAGGAAGGAGAACAGTTGAAGGTAAACCTCCTATCCCTCATCAGGCCTGGACACAGAGGCTTCAGGTAGATGAAACTTCTCAACCTGAAGACGAGGACAGCCGTGACTCCTTCACCTCCAGCTTCACGCACGACTCCGAGAGTCAACACCTCTGTCCTGCAGACAGAGACGAGTCAGAAACCTTGTCCGCCATGTCCAGCTCTATGTCCACTGTGGACACGGCACGGCTGATCCGAGCCTTCGGAGCTCACAGAGTCCAGCACCTGAAGACGGGCTCCAGCCTCAGTAAACTGTACAGCACCATCAATAAGCAGAAAGAAGGAAGggaacagaggagaggaagacacaAAGCCCCGCCTCACATCATCACACTGTCAGAGACCACCGGCACTGATGATTCCACAGTAAGTAAAGTGATTGATACCCTCATTCTCATTCTGAACTAAAGCTACTATTACTGATGTATAAGGACATCATATATATGTACCAGTGCAATAAACAAAGCTCTTTCTGGCGTTCACCACCCTTCAAAGCTTGAGGacttgagaaaaataaaagtaggcttTATAGTAAATTGTAGCATTGGACAGCACCAGAACTCAGTACACTCTTCATGCATCAgcactatttaaaaaaacattttaatttaccaaaatgtctttattgAAAAGATCAGTCAAAAATATGGTCCTTTTTGACCAGTAAGATATCTTAGATCCAAAATGTGCCAGTTTTGAGCCATTACATTTCACAAAAGAGGAACTTGAAGATCTTTCAACAGTCTATGAATTGCATGTCTGACTggaatgaattaataaatccACAAAAACCTATGTTGGAAATCTAGGTTGCAGAGGTGTACCCAAAAGGTCCTTTTCGCAccagacattttaatttatataatagGAGAAGTGGGTCTGTTATATTCAGATGTCTCATTAAACAGTGACAGTTTGATGGTGAGCCAGCATGAACAATAcaaggaccctgaaactgaagcaactACATGGAATTCCgacctttattcatttattatttacacctgtgctttttctaCTGTGTCAAACTG includes:
- the alms1 gene encoding uncharacterized protein alms1 isoform X7, which translates into the protein MEPQERVVASPQVPADEDMTQSVGQTSVNQLGAQGHSRASLDQRRPRLETDSWEIQQPWGHSLQPEFQDSNLSPSLPLLPLHSGVEHIFPEYSLFHQSDSEFAPLRAYPDISMASERFYFPPQDRTTPVSEGGSLSQHPLAQATIFLEEGVNSCCSLSQHSLSPGEEGKRKETVPSPLNANTDRQGVPSRDGINSREKDLGTLSDPPDKPVGEAAEDETFFLSKDIPAQHLLERLQKDIGMPSSSSSSSAVSSASEISVKNAASFAEESKRTEVCKPGIDQRMVRREGPPGEDSLPQQQTQQPDRDLYPDKSRTLSSEVCNITMGSRSTKPDDRSEVLHRELLSEVERSTSCEAESKNQQRKSPTLPVQSLTPYPTETSEGKPSVNRANLVPWTGPFSAGVIRGHREQDLWSSGNQTGIDGSYLGFLPQSQSTPGVFKAPPKSSVKAKLGQLSAIESNKENSYQSNIGVSPQPTVPAADVHSSDTANQCQEEAASAKVQSLPSLNYMQKVDAWRANQSSSKTSLFDSLALQGFTGISPKKKAYDAVSDSLNRILSQQARSLQQPPVSSAAVQNVSQSSSTVPSSSRRGEAVGSAPCDKDNTGSASRPSASPFGRSQSHSSLITVVMSAQKDQHTERHAEKEKSQTQNNGHHQPSATVQSSPLVSLGQFSDVSLDRDFTLSSSQDSYNSGIKLGTSIGASSVVSLEVDNYVPYWTSKQSTPPPLPRPRELNIEERIPLYLHNLGIDQSPSTILTPFAPRGPIREPEFSPTDLCTIKGSIGTPTKSTQPSEGGSPHKGEFSRSSILSVDSSISIPFSLDSLGPAACIPERTRWASPLSDTEAIQSERKLAPSSQPDEDAYPSTLQINQQQRLSSLTSSKNTKQLGDRFDSGLLLATKARSGDRDMESPLQTIRNMEDSAEASFVSSKVLLEIRKLLSQAENVASAGSSLTFSADTAVPRILSDDDIFLSLRRKTSGIQDSSSSATGDPRTQSSLLWARSSSDSMLTSEKRRERSIDRESLTSSGQPNYPSMQALVTAPATGAHSRPQDSTVSKGAGSSLVLSQSARRTEPEGCSAAPPDNAVPPQPPVIKPSPALSTQQLTSTPTDIAGVTEEEKQTTQEGPIQSSSSSPILEDTDQGVLSDGSSDSSLAVRVAKLLQSESPATMVSSTPSITDQEESKAREWIKLKLSGQQCESLELDKEDRRRIEEIKRELLLKNPIKSHGSTDTESSSASSVRVPRRQDLPQQTDTFSSLCDVNNQPSQPLQGLSTDLSNSSVQLQNPLRPDLETQVREIAAREGVTLPRTNPLALTSITIATRRRSTSPSPSPSMSTAPPISPGSEPLHLTELSTGAVQRPKTNRQLPPTMDEENKTTREPALVFEPSSSLYTRNQNLTSQSAPGNQKRQDAVGGQFKEPPPPSQGLVRVGVTTQDENTQSFRRDDELSVQDSSVSGVGHEAEQATGSSTSESPAGTGHVSHVHLTLSHKATDHRLATVVHSNHADATTGLPHKEFVPLRHSSSAASSPDEGVGLSSPPEWYDTTEPIRQRRPERADTSTLFHTAVHQRMTSPSPQSYTPCERGVVSPRPLTTETAAVPVLLPYKPRGSEELFYIPQTEADFSSTNPSDTTMESSHTGSDDAVPPRFSNEVLGQRDPGLDRGVTIKHTEGIYSKRLKTSTFKMHQPGHRGASLSADETSQTNVTRAPKPSSHVSVDFTRVPLSSNQDASKRDQGTSAVQFLNYQPKSSCETFQLVNLDMDHNKVSYHLDQNCVPQTRGDADLPHPAAQQSSSTLDQLWQKFCDQWRLEESRPTTDREASLLERLERLSRLIQSTRAANMSELQEEAHFHPEEKPGRRGEDVTEKERKRQIGEANRSLGGEVREMEWKVRGRRTVEGKPPIPHQAWTQRLQVDETSQPEDEDSRDSFTSSFTHDSESQHLCPADRDESETLSAMSSSMSTVDTARLIRAFGAHRVQHLKTGSSLSKLYSTINKQKEGREQRRGRHKAPPHIITLSETTGTDDSTVDADSASSTSTYTLPSHHGPTRTLAAKKAVKLVSKGIQAGDLELVSNGTRRHTRDVGTTFPSPGEARTSRQISSSSSSLERGRGGQRSPSKTQGLQKQRRSKKSPSKTQTEGVSWFISADDLRSEARKENRPEEEESSWRPNTAWFEPYSRINPWREPLIQRQVHEDRNKQTSFVPHAEPDLDSRSKTKSSGLARISLQEALEMRRPEFISHSRQRVRRLALQVEERKLQEILSRERDELFSQPGGPERLPRPAGTALLRRAVPRKEMIQRSKQIYDNLPEVQRRKEEERRKAEYRSYRLNAQLYNKRITSRVLGRLTAWQ